The nucleotide window CGGTTGATTGACCCGTCGGTGCTACAAGAACCGGGGGCTACGTGAGCACCCGCACGAGCGCGTGATTTGGAAGTGAGCTGTGGAAAACGCTCATCCGGATGAGTTGCCAGCCTCCCGAACTGGCAACCCACCCGGATGGGTTCAGCGGTGTGTCTGTCCGCCCGAGTTCGCTCGCGCCGCCTCTCCCCTCAACGCGATTCGTCGGTCGGTGATCACACCGCTGCGCTGACAGGGGAACTCGTCGTGTAAGACGACCTGTCGCGATGAGGATATTATGGGTTGCGAACGTAAGGAGTCAATGCTTAATTACTACTAACAAAATTCACAATATTCACTTTGTCACCTCACGCGACGGTTCGCGTCTTTTCAGCGCGATTGTAGATCACCCCAATCGCTGTCTCGAACTCGGATGGTAAGTGGTGCCGAGTCGCACCCCGATGTGACTGGATGAAGTACCGAGAGGCAGGTAAGGCGGAAGCCTTTGATACAACCCGAGGGGCACGCGCCATTTCTTGGTGATACGCGTGGGTTCCGGCGCAGGTCGGCGTTCACTCGTCTTCGATCGTCAGGCCGCACCACGAGTTTTCCAGCTCGTCGAGCGTAACCCAAAACTCACCCGGCCCGTACCCGTCGCGCTGGCGCTCTGCGGGGATGCCGTCGTTGTTGCCGTATGGGTTCCGGACCCGCGCCGTCCCGACGGAAGGTTCGTATTCCAGTAGCCCGAAGCAGTGCTGCGGCGGAACCCAGTTCAACTTCGGCGTCGTCCACTTTCCGTCCGACCCGCCCAGCACCATCAGCCGCCGCTGCGCGGTCGCGTTCTCCAACTGGCGCCGCAGCCAGCGCCGCTTCGAGGTGATGTAGAGCGGGGCGAAGCCGGCTCCCAGGGCGTTCGTGTAGCCCGCGCGGTTGTGGCCCGTCAGCAGCCCGATGCCGAGGCCGTAAGACAGCATCCGCGGCGTCCGGGCGTCGCCCAGCTCCGCGTGCGCGGCGGCCTCCAGCGCCGCCGCGTACGGCGCGTCGTCCGCGCGGTCCGGCGTGACCGCGTGCGGCTCGCGGCCCGGGAACGTCACCACGAACGTTCGGGCCGGACCTTCTTGCAGCATACTGGTGAGCGCTTCGGGGCGCTGGAACGCCAGCCCGTCGAGGGCCGCGCGGAACCAGCAGTTGTTCCACGCGCCCTGGCGATGTGTGCGGTGGTCGATGCGCATCGCGCCACCAACAGTAGGAGGCGGAAGGGCTCACACCCGGAGCTTGATCTCTTCGAACGCGCTGGCGGACGGGGAGGCGCCGTCGCCCTCGATCACGGCGCGGACCACCTGGTCCTGGCGGAACGGCTTGAACAGCACGTGCCGCATCCCGTCGGCCCGGGCCTTCACGATGGAGTGCGCCACGTCGTACCCGAAGCCGGTGGTGAGCGCGATCGTCGCCCCGGGGGACGCGGCCTTCAGGCGGCGGTAGCACTCGTACCCGCCCAGGTCCGGCGGCTTCACCTCCTGGAAGATCGCGTCGTACCGCCCGTCCGCCGCCAGCGCGACCCCGTCGGCGCCGGTCGCGGCCGTCTCCACGGTCGCGCCGAGCCGCCCGAGCATCAGGTGCGCCGCCCGCCGGATCCGCTCGTCCGACTCCACCACCAGCACCCGCTTGCCGAGCAGCGGCTGGCTCCCCGGGGCCGGCGCGTCGGTCATGTCGCGGCCCACCTGCGCGATGCTGTCCTTCACCCGCCGCGCCGCGGTCAGGATGCGCCGCAGCCGGTCCGCGTCTTCGGGGGCGCCCCCGGCCCGCTCCAGCAGGACGCTCGCCCCGGTCAGGATCTCGTCGAGCGGCAGCGCGACCTCCTTGTTCACCGACTCGATCGACTGCCCGGCGGTGCAGAACTGCTGCGCGCTGAGCAGGTCCAGCGTGTGCAGCGCCGCCGCCACCTCCTTGCTGAACAGCTCCGTGAACTGGAGGTCGTCGGGGCCGAACCCGTCCGCCCGCGGGCTCTCGACGTTCAGCGTGCCGATCACCTCGTCCTGGAACTTCAGGGGGATGGTCATCGAGCTGCGGGCGCCGGCGGCGCCGGCGATGTAGTGCGGGTCGTGGGCCGTGTCGCGGCACAGGTAGCTGACCCCGGTGGCCGCGACGAACCCGGTCACCCCGTTGTCGGTGCGCCGCGCGTACAGCACCCGCTGCGCCGCCTCCGGCAGCATCCCGTCTTCCAGCAGGGGCTTCAGCTCGCCCGTCGAGCGGTCGAGCAGTCGCACCTCGATCGTGTCGTAGTGGAGCAGGTCGCGGATGGTGCGCCGCAGGTTCGCCTTGAGCAGCTCGACCCGGGCCTCGACGTTCATCTCGGTGAGCTGGTCGGCGTCGAGCCCGGCGAGCTCGCGGCCGGCCGTGTGGAGCGCGTCGAGCTTCTGCTGCTGGGCCACCATCGCGGTCACGTCGCGGACCACCGCGGTCAGCCCGGACACCCCGCCGTCGGGGCCGAACACCGGGCGGACGTCGATCTCCAGGAACGGCTGGTCGGCGCGGTCGGGCCGGTGGACCCGGAGGGCCGTGGCGGCCCCGCGGCGGGCCGGGCTGAGCGGGTCGGCCAGGTCGTCGGGTGCGCCCGGGGGGACGACCCGCGAGCCGACCGGGCTCTCGAGGTTCTCGATCGACACGCGGTCGCTGCCCAGCGAGTCGAGCAGCGGGCGGCCGACCGGCTCGACCGCGGCGGCGGCCCGGAACACCGGGTTGGCCCACTGCACCACGCCCAGCGGGTCGAGGATCGCGAGCCCCCGCTCGATGTGGCTGATGATGAGCTCGTCGCGGCGCACCCGGTCGATCAGCCCCGCGACCACGTCCGGCGCGGCGACGACGGCCGCGTACCCGCCGGCGCGGAGCCGCCGGGCGACCTCGCCGGCGTCGGGCGACACCGGGTCGACGTCGGCGGTCGCCGCGAGCGCGCCATCGAGTGGCCCGGCGGACGGGCCGATCAGCAACAGGCGGGGGCGCTCGGTCACAACACCTCCGGGAGCGGGCGGGTGGTGTCGAATTATAGCGACCGGCGGCGCGCACCCACAAGCAGACACGTCCGAGTTCGTCGCGCCGGCGGGCGGGCGGCCCGGATTTCGCGCCCGGCGCGGATTTCCCCGCGCCAAACGTCATACCCGGTTACCCTTCCCGCGTCCGGTAGAATAGACTTACCGCGAGGTGAACCCAATGTCGGTCACGTCGGCCACACTCCTGGAACGGCTCCGCGACCCGCGCGACGCGGACGCGTGGGGCCGGCTCGTCGACTTGTACGCCCCCCTCATACGGGTGTGGGCCGAGCGGCTCAACGTGCACGGGGCCGACGCCGACGACCTGGTCCAGGAGGTCATGGCGGTGGTGGTGCGGCGGTTCCCGGAGTTCGTTCACCCGGAGAAGCCGGGGGCGTTCCGGGGCTGGCTCCGGGCGATCGCGGCGAACTGCGCCCGCTCGATGTGGAAGGCACGCCGGGTGCGCCCCACCGTCCCGGGCGGGTCGGACTTCGGGAGCTACCTGAACCGGCTCGAGGACCCGACCGACGACTTCGCCCGCGCGTGGGAGCGGGAGCACGACCTGTTCGTGACGCGCAAGCTGCTCGACCGCATCCGCCCGGACTTCGAGACCCGCACCTGGGAGCTGTTCGGGCGGTTCGTGCTGGACGGGGTGCCCGCCGAGGAGGTGGCCGCCGAGGCCGGGGTGACCGCGAACGCGGTGTACATTGCCAAGTCGCGCGTCCTGGCCCGGCTCCGGCAGGAGGCGGGCGGGCTCCTCGGGTGAGTTCGGGGCCGCCCGCAGCATTTCGCGTTTAACCAGAAGGGCCGTTCGCGCCCCGCACGAACGGTACAAAATTCGCCGATTATCCGCCGAGCGACGGCCCGAAACGCTGACAGGTGGTCCGGATCACGTGCCATCTTTTGATCGAACGTCGAGCGCCCAACCGTTCGAGGTTCCCGGGCCGAGCGCCGCCGGCGCCCGGGACCGCCAACGCGCCCCTGATCGATGAGGTTCGAGCTGATGCCCCACCGCTGCCCCACAACGGAAACGCTGGCTGCGTTCGTCCGGGGGGACCTGCCGCCCGACGAACTGGGCGCGGTCGCCGACCACGTGGACGGGTGCGCGGCGTGCGGCCGGGCGCTACAGTTCGTACCGGAAGACTCGCTCGCGGGCCTAGCCCGCGCCGCCGTCGCCGCGGACACGGTGCCCCGGTCGGCGGGCGGCGCGACGGCCATCGCCCCGGGCGCGCCGGCGAGCGCCCCCGAGGGGTTCGCGGACCACCCGCGGTACCGGATCGTCGGCCGGCTCGGGGCCGGCGGCATGGGCACCGTGTACAAGGCCGAAGACCTGTGGATGGGGCGGGTCATCGCGCTCAAGATCGTGTCGCCCCACCTCACCGCCAAGGCGTCGGCGATCGAGCGGTTCCGGAAGGAGATCCGGGTCGCCGCCCAGCTCAACGACCCGCGCATGGTCATCGCCCACGACACCGGCGAGGCCGGCGGGTGCCAGTTCCTCGTGATGGAGTACGTGGACGGGTTCAGCCTGGACCGGCTGGTCGCCAGGAAGGGGCCGCTCCCGGTCCACACCGCGTGCGCGCTCACCCGGTCCGCGGCCCTCGGGCTCCAGCACGCGGCCGAGAAGGGGATGGTCCACCGGGACATCAAGCCCCAGAACCTGATGGTCACGCGCAAGGGGCAGCTTAAAATCCTGGACTTCGGGCTGGCGCGGTTCGCGCACTCGGAGGCCGACGAGGGCGGGGCGGGCGGGCGGCTGCCGTTCGGGGCCGGCAAGGCGCTGGGCGGCGAGGGGCTGACGAACCCGCACATGCTGATGGGCACCCCGGACTACCTGTCGCCCGAGCAGGCCAAGAACTCGCACGACGTGGACCACCGCAGCGACATCTACTCGCTCGGCTGCACGCTGTACTTCCTGCTCACCGGGGTCCCCCCGTTCGGAGGCGCCGAGGCGCTACTGGACAAGCTCCTGGCTCACACCCACGAGGCGCCCCCGTCGCCGTGCGACGTGCGGCCCGAGGTGCCCGCCGGGCTCGACTCGATCCTGAACCGGATGATGGCGAAGCGCCC belongs to Gemmata obscuriglobus and includes:
- a CDS encoding RNA polymerase sigma factor, with translation MSVTSATLLERLRDPRDADAWGRLVDLYAPLIRVWAERLNVHGADADDLVQEVMAVVVRRFPEFVHPEKPGAFRGWLRAIAANCARSMWKARRVRPTVPGGSDFGSYLNRLEDPTDDFARAWEREHDLFVTRKLLDRIRPDFETRTWELFGRFVLDGVPAEEVAAEAGVTANAVYIAKSRVLARLRQEAGGLLG
- a CDS encoding GAF domain-containing protein, whose translation is MTERPRLLLIGPSAGPLDGALAATADVDPVSPDAGEVARRLRAGGYAAVVAAPDVVAGLIDRVRRDELIISHIERGLAILDPLGVVQWANPVFRAAAAVEPVGRPLLDSLGSDRVSIENLESPVGSRVVPPGAPDDLADPLSPARRGAATALRVHRPDRADQPFLEIDVRPVFGPDGGVSGLTAVVRDVTAMVAQQQKLDALHTAGRELAGLDADQLTEMNVEARVELLKANLRRTIRDLLHYDTIEVRLLDRSTGELKPLLEDGMLPEAAQRVLYARRTDNGVTGFVAATGVSYLCRDTAHDPHYIAGAAGARSSMTIPLKFQDEVIGTLNVESPRADGFGPDDLQFTELFSKEVAAALHTLDLLSAQQFCTAGQSIESVNKEVALPLDEILTGASVLLERAGGAPEDADRLRRILTAARRVKDSIAQVGRDMTDAPAPGSQPLLGKRVLVVESDERIRRAAHLMLGRLGATVETAATGADGVALAADGRYDAIFQEVKPPDLGGYECYRRLKAASPGATIALTTGFGYDVAHSIVKARADGMRHVLFKPFRQDQVVRAVIEGDGASPSASAFEEIKLRV